The nucleotide window CCGTGCCTTCTTCAGAGGGCTTGCCAATTCATTCTCATCATCGCCTGCCGGAGTTGTATCTGGTTCTAAATCAGAATAACCAACAAGTACAACTTTTTCAGCATGACCTGATGGCGGTCTAGAATTAGGTCCCTCCTCCAAACTTGATACATAAACATGAGCAAACCCATCATTAAACTGTAACAGGGTATCAACGCCTTTTTGGTCCCTCAGCCGTACTAAGTCGGACCTATCAAACTTCACTGTAAAATGCAAGATCCTACCTGAAGGATCAATGCCTAATCGGTCAAAAACTGCATTCACAAAATCATTGTACTTTATGCCTGTCTTTACAATAACCTGATCAGTAATACCTCCCCCATACGAAATGGATCCATCTGGTAGCACCTTATTCTTCCTCCCCCAGTGACAGAAACAAAGCAGTGTTTTATCTTCAGCTCTTATCATGAAGTAGTGTAAGTGACCACAGAGGTTCAAACAGTAACaatcttcaaaaaaattcttcCTTTTTCCCTGAGAAGAGGAACAATCTTGAAATTAAAAACctaatcaagaaaaaaagataaatttatagGCTATAGCTGAATGTAGTAAAGTAATAATACAAATAAGAAGCATCTCAAGAAAagcattatttttctttaaaataaaaacatctCAAGCTTCATGATCTTGGATTATAACTAAATTCTACATAGAGGATAGAAATAAAAAACCAGCCAGTCAATAAAATTTTTTTGGCTGTAGGACAAGGTGGAGCTAGAGTAACCCAATAGCTTTGCTCGTTGAATGCTTAcgaattattactccctccatcccaatttatttgcaatctttcttttttagtctgtcccaaaaagaataacatatttctatatttagtaacaattaaCTTTAAACTCCTCATTATATTCCTAAATTTATAACCACACaaatattatgacttactttaGACCACAAGTTCCAACATTCTTCCTTTCAATCTTAAACTTCATGCCTCAAACACCTTCACATAGATTAGGACGGTGGAATAATTTAAAACCCACTAACTTAAAAGAGCTAGAATCTCGAACTCATGAGCTTCAAATCCCGACTCTGTCTCTGCTGTAGGAAGAAAAAAACATCATCTATGCGTGACTATGCCAGTAATCTCAAGCAGAATAGTCTCTGATACCCGTCATGtcatcataaaaatataaaacagaACAGACCACACAAGACATGATTTCACCAAATGAAATAGGATGTCAAGGAAACAAAAAGTATCAAACTCTACACATgaatataataagaaaatttcaaatatgGGTTCAAAGAGAACTCTACAAAATCTTTGAACTCAACAAAATCTTCTgagaatattagatattttgcTATGAAACATGAAATTAGCAAAGAAGGAAAGCATACTTGAGCCATAGATTACCGTCAAATGCGAAAGGATCAAAACAGAAACCCCAGAAAAGCAAAAAGTTTGAAACTTGAAGCAAGgatcaaaaatatttctaaataaAGTTGAATCAACTTCTTTACACAATAATATGCAGGAGAAAAAGAGCACCAAGCTTCAGCCTTTTTACTACTCCAGAAACATCTTAATAGACTAGTTTACACCTGCATGATGCCTTTGTTTCTCTGTAACATATTGTGAATAGAGAAAAGGGGCAAAAAAGTTACGTTTGGAAGTTGGAATGCAGGTGGTTGAACTTAAAACAAATGGGGTTTCTTTACCAAAACCCCAAAGGTTGCAGTGATGAATTTCTCAGCTAGGGCTTCACCATTAACTGGGATAAGGGAAAATCTCTCCCAATTTAAATGCTGAAACTTTTTCTTTACATAAAACTATGACAAGAGTTGAATCGTTTGTGTAGTTTTATTATGACTTCTCATTGGCGGTCAGGTAATATTTGTACACGTAAAAAAAACTATTACAAAATAGAATgagtaaattgattttaaaattctctcgacacaacaacaacaagaatgatacattttcttttactactatatttagtattttaaaatattaaatgttatgacttatgataactttaatataagtttaaattgtgaaattttgctTGATATAATAAAGGCATGCAGAACTTTAATTTCCTGTCATAAGTTAAGACAAAATCTTGTTCAAGTTATCCATAATTACCTATTCAATGATCTGTGAAAAATTTCTTTCACTGGGAGCGTATTGAAGTTAAACTCTTCCCTAATATATAAGTTAGTGAAGATAGATAAATGCAAAAGTTAAGAATAGGTATTAAACTCCGATGAGCATAGCAACATGGTCAAAGTTTGCAAATTAGAGTAGCCACCATCACCCCTACTAGCACAAAAGTATGACGTTAAGGCAATCTGGATATACAACAAAATACATAGCAACAATGATAGTGTACTTGACATATTACTACTACAAGTTCTTCATTTAGGCTGCTGCAGACTCACTCAATGTACGACAGAACAACACTACTACATAGGATTTACATAGTCGCATCACCAGACACATCGATAAGTAACATGTGTCTCAATGATCTCATTGCTGTATGTGACCTTCACAACTTGCCCCTTCTCCAATCCATAGTACCGAGCAATTGCATCCTTCTGAGACATCCGCGGTAGCTGGAAAATATCAATACAAGAACAATACTCAGAAAAACTTAGATAAATGAAACTGTATTGATAATTTTCGAAGAAAGAGAGGTCAATTGAAGTGCACATATACACATATGAACTACGAATTTCTGCTGAGATCATTAGAGAGAATGCACAGCAACAATACCATTAGTCTGCATAAGATGAAGGCAGAATATGTCTCTACACCTAAGGGCGTAGATATTAATGTCTGATAAGTAGTGTGTGAGAGACAGGGCAAGTTCTACCTCCCATTCATTAAAAACGGCAGCAGTCTATACTCTATAAGTACCTAAACTAAAAGCTTTAGAACAGCATTTGAGTCATTTCATCTTCACAGTAAAGGGAGCAAAAATGGCAAACTTTTCTTAACTATGAAGCCTAGATGGCAGCAAGTACTAAAGCTTGATTCTAAGACAGTCAAGTTAACCAGATAAAAATTGATCAATCGTTTTTTCTGATGAGTTTACTCTAAAAGACTTGCTGCTGTACAGATAGACTAAGGAGATGCACAGTTGTACAGATATACAGACATGTTTCAGCAAATTCAAAGGATGTTAAAGGCAAACCTGCTTCTCTTCCAAGTTGTACTTCTTCAATAGCTGCTCCTTCTCTGCGTTGGTCAACAACTCATGCTTTGGCTTTAAAACATGTTTTGTGATGTTGACAAGTAAGTCTGTAATCTGAAAGAGTTAACAAATAGGAGCCAGAAACTTAGCATATTGCTGAGACATAATGTTTATCGTGTGCAAATGGAAAATTCTTTCGCCAAATACCACCAAACCTTCATCAAATGGAAAAAATGGAGCTTGGGACTTGTCTTGGCAAAAGATTAATTAAGGGGGAGCCAATAACCAAGTAAATGTAGCTCCTTTTAAGCCAGACTTGGGAAgaatatttcagatttttccTTATTTCACAGGTAACAAACAGTAGAAAGATCTGGAAGTTCGCAGAAAACCAGAAACGCTTTACATGTTGTATGTTTTATTCATTAAAGGGAAACTTTTGAATGATCGAGCAGCTAAAAGAGACTTCAAATAGGGAAAGCCATTTTTGAACATACACCTATTTGTACAGTCTTAGGTAAATGTCAATAATGACAAATCCTTATTAATTTGGAGATCTAACTCACTAGCCAAGCATATCTAAATTCTAAAGCAAATGCAGAACACGTATTAATAATAGCCTAATTAGTACCATGTTTATTCCTCGCAATAGAACTCTTCACACCAAAAACACCAACAAGAACACATATTTTACCTGGAAAATTTCAGTTTTGAATGGGGAGTCCTCCACAACCTTCATAGCTGGATTAGTCATTGGATTTTCAATGATTAATATCAGCCGACTCAAGGATTCTTTGTTCATTATTTGAGATAAAATACTGCGGATGACATTCATTTTCACCGAATTTGGCCCACAGAAGATGACCAAAACCTGCGACAAGTTCAAATATGTAAGACATTAGTAAATCTATGAAGCACATGAATGTAACGTTGATAGTCCCTCTTCATCAGAGACCATCTTCCAATATGCTGAGGATTCTAACCAGTTAATGCAACAACTTTCTTGGcttcttaattttgttttattgaaCTCAACCGAGCCTCCAATTTCCATAGGAAGACTTACGGAGCATAGAACACATTTCCATCAGACATAACAGGATTGATGCACTTCTAACATAACAACAAGAAATTTGAAGATATATGAACCCCAAAGGGAGAAATTCGGATATGGAGCTGagagatgaattttttttttgacaaggtCTTATTagcaacaacatacccaatggaATCCCACAAAGTGAGGTCTtgagagggtagagtgtacacagacctGAGGTTGTTTCCGAAAGTGGGGTCTTGGGAGGGTAGAGTATACTCAAGTGAagcaagtcaaaaaaaaaaaaaaacagcgaagaaaaacatgacaactaataGGAAAGAGTGTGGAGCAAGGAACCGTAATATCAACAACAAGGTGAGATCACCTAAACATGATAAACAACAGATGATATCAGATACCAAAAGCCAAAGACTACATGAATAGGCTAATACTATGACAGATATGGTGCTCTAGACTACCACCAAGCCACAGACTACATGAATAGGATACTTCTACGGCAACGCTCGACtatctactaaccttctacACTTATCTGCAACCTCTACAccctcctatctaaggtcatgtcctcaATAAGCTTAAGATGTATCATATCTTGTCTattcacctctccccaatacttctacAGCCTACATCTGCCTCTCCTTATCCCCACTATATCCAAACTCTCACGCCTTCTCAATGGGGCATAGTCTTCTCTTTACATGCTCAAATCATATAAGTTTCTcttccctcatcttgtccaccacagaggccagTCTCATTTTGTCACGGATATCCTCATTACTAATCTTATCGC belongs to Solanum stenotomum isolate F172 chromosome 1, ASM1918654v1, whole genome shotgun sequence and includes:
- the LOC125846781 gene encoding DNA-directed RNA polymerase V subunit 5A-like, producing MDVNGSAMEVDVVNVSPCLASFVDDGTVESHRYFLARKTMLEMLKDRGFAIPNSEIDTTLQEFREKYGQRPDVERLRISAMHRTDLTNKVLVIFCGPNSVKMNVIRSILSQIMNKESLSRLILIIENPMTNPAMKVVEDSPFKTEIFQITDLLVNITKHVLKPKHELLTNAEKEQLLKKYNLEEKQLPRMSQKDAIARYYGLEKGQVVKVTYSNEIIETHVTYRCVW